Part of the Sulfuricurvum kujiense DSM 16994 genome, CTCCCCCTTTTTTATACCTCTCCTGCAGCGCCGCACACTCTTCGTAATCCAAAAACAGTTTCGCGATGTTGTAAACGTTACAGTTTTCATACTCTTTAGGCTCTTCCATCGGTACCGCTTCGGTTACGATCTTTTTGATGATTTTCGACTGGATTTTCTCTTCACTGAAGATCGGAATCGTATTGCCGTAGCTTTTGCTCATCTTCTGCCCGTCGATCCCCGGAACGGTCGCAACGTTCTCATCGACACGAAATTCAGGGAGTACAAATAGATCGCCGTATTGATTGTTAAATTTCACCGCGATATCACGGGCGATCTCGACGTGCTGAATCTGATCTTTTCCGACCGGAATCACTTCGGAACCGAACAGCAAAATATCGGCCGCCATCAAGACAGGATACGAAAAAAGGCTGTGATTACTCGCAATCCCTTTGGCTACTTTATCTTTATAGCTGTGTGCCCGTTCCAACAATCCCATCGGCGTAAATCCGGACAATACCCAATAAAGCTCCAATACTTCTTTAACATCCGACTGTACCCAAAAGGTACTTTTTTGCGGGTCCATCCCCAGAGCTAAGAAGTCTGTCGCCGCCTGCATTGTCAGCCGTGAGAGCCGTTCGCCGTCGCTGAGTGAACTCATTGCATGATAATTGGCAATAAACGCAAATACTTCATGATCGTTTTGTGATTCGATCATCGCCTTGATCGAACCGAAATAGTTTCCAATATGTAAATCGCCTGATGGCTGAATTCCGGTTAATACTCTCAAAATTATCTCCTTGAATAGAGAATATTTTACCGCAGAGTCTCTTAAGCTTCCTCTTAAGAAAAGATATGCTATATTTTTTGACAGTTCACTATCAAAAGGATTTACAATGAATGTACAAATACGCTCAAAAGAGATTAAACTTACCCAACATTTAAATGATCATATTGCTACCGCTATTGAAAATTTTAAACGATACCATCTTGATATTACGACCGTAAACGTTATGATTACCAAAGAGAAAAAAGGGGTCGGTGTCGAATTCGACATGCATATCGCTCATGCACAGCCCGTCGTTATCTCCGATATTGACGAAGATCTCGATACCGCTATCGACATGGCGATCGAACGCGCTAACAAAGCGCTTCGCCGCCTCCATGATAAGATGAAAGATCACCACGCTACCTCACTTCGCGAAATTGAGGTCATCGAAGAAGAAGCTTAATTAGAACGCCAAAGGAATGCATCCCTTTGGCTACGCTAGCCGCTATGGCACTAAAGCTTGTCCCTGAAGGGACAGATTTTCGAGGTTATAATGTCTAAAATCAACGTCGTCTGCCCCCACTGCGGGGGTGTCAATGCTATCCCCATCAAAGATTCGTATGCTAAAGCCGCATGCGGTCACTGCAAAGCCTCGCTTCTCGATACCAAACCCATCTCGGTAGATACTTCCTCATTTGATCGACTTATGCTCAATGACGAACGTCTTATTATCGCCGATTTTTGGGCACCGTGGTGCGGACCGTGCCGAAGTATGGCACCGTCCTTCGAAGAAGCGGCACGCCATTTTCCCCTCAAAGCCCAGTTTATCAAAATCAACACCGAAGAGCAGCAGCACCTCGGGGGACGTTTCGGCATCCGATCCATTCCGACCGTTATTGCCTTTAAAAACAACCGTATTGTCGATCAGTTCAGCGGAGCCTTGCCTGCTTCTCAAATTATCGCTTTCGTTAAAAAGCACCTGTAGCGATTAATCTTTTTTCGCTATTCTTCCTCACTTCATTCATCAGGAAAATAAATGTATAACTGGATTTTGTGGTTTCATATCATCTCAATGGTCTCATGGTTCGCGGTGCTCTTTTACCTTCCCCGTCTTTTTGTCTATCACGTCGAAAACGGAACCAATAACGGATTTGTCGAAGTGGTCGAAGTGATGGAAATGAAGATATACAAATATATCGGTGTTCCGTCATTCTGGGCGACACTGCTCTCAGGGGTAGCTTTGATCGTTCTCTCGACAGCGCACTATAACGGGGTCAATGTATTTGCTATGGGGGGATGGATGCACGCGAAACTGACACTCGTCGCGCTTTTGGCAGTCTATTTCTTTTCTTTGGGAAGATACCGTTTAAAACTCAAAGAGAATACGGCGTATAAAAGCGGGAAGTTTTTCCGTATCTATAATGAAATCCCTACTTTACTATTAATGGGGATTGTCGCTCTCGTTATCGTAAAACCTTTCTAAGAGGTTTTACTTAATTACCACATCGACCGTTTTTTATGCGGTTGCGGTTTCTTCTTCTGATTTTTCGCTTTCGCTTTAAAAAGAACCGGAGTCCCCTCAAAATCAAACTGCTCACGTAACTGATTCGTCAAATAGCGGCGATAACTGAAATGTAGCCCCTGCGGCTTGTTCATAATCAGTGCAATACGCGGAGGACGGATATCGTACTGCGTCGCAAAATAGAGGCGGATATTCATCCCGTTGATACTCGGGAGGATATGTTTGCGCATCGCCGCTTGGATAACCTCATTCAGTTTACCCGTCGAAATACGCTGTGAATAGTTCTCGTTGATTTTGAGGAGCATTTCAAAAATCTTGTGTACCCGCTGTTTGCTCTGCGCCGAAATCGTGATGATCGGAGCATAGCTGAGGAATTTGAAGCGGTCGCGCACTTCGGCGATAATTTTGTCGTAATCTTCTCGCGGAGCCATATCCCATTTGTTCAGGACGATCAGACACGCCAGACGGTTTTTATCGACGAATCCCGCGATTTTCTCATCCAGATCCATAAACGGCTGTGACGCATCGAGGACAAGCAACGCGATATCCGCCGTCTCCAACATCTCTTCGGTACGCATAAGAGCGTATTTTTCAATCCCGAGGATTTTTCCCCGTTTGCGAATCCCCGCCGTATCGATAAAGGTGATCTTTTTATCGTTGTATTCGACCGTTTCGTCGATCGGATCGATCGTCGTTCCCGCAACCGAACTCACCACCGAACGGTCTTCTCCGAGCAATGCGTTGAGGAGTGAACTTTTACCGACGTTGACACGACCGATGATCGCCACTTTCATTTGATTGACGTCACCCGCTTCGTACTCTTTGACAATACCGCGATACGCCTCTTCAAGCGCTTCTATCGACGTTTCCTCTTCTTCGTCATCCTCTTCGGGAATAAAGAATCCGTCGTCCTCATCCTCATCTTCGAACTCGTCGTCCTCTGCCGAAGCTCTCATAGCGGCATCAAAACCGTCCAGTTCATCTTCCGCAACAACGACATCATTTTCCGTTTTCACGATGGACGATTCGGGAAGTTCCGAAGCAATCCAGTTCAAAAGCGGCAAAAGGGATCGATTGTGGGCAACCGAAATTCCGAAAATTCGGTCGGTTCCGAATTCATAGTACTCCCACAGTTTTTCCTGCATCTTGTCGTTATCGATTTTATTGACGACCAAAGCGATCGCTTTTCCCATAGATTCAAGCTCATAAAAAAGCTTTTTATCATCCTCTTCGGGGAGACTTTTCCCGTCCACCATAAAGAGAATAATATCGGCTTCATGCGCTGCTTTGAGAGATTTCTCCTTGATGCGGTCGTAGAGTTCACACCCTTCGTCAAGCCCCCCCGTATCGAGGATCTCTACTTCTTTGTCCACCACCACGGCAACACGCTTTTTAACATCGCGCGTCGTTCCCGCCTGTTCGGAGGTAATCGCATCGCGTTGTTTGAGCAAACGGTTAAAGAGGGAACTTTTGCCGACATTCGGACGACCGATGATCGCTAATTTTTTCATAGACTTCCTAGTATGTATGCCTTTTCGGGACTGCTGTCCCGACGGCTGCGCTTGTATTGCGTTTTTCGCTGCGCTTTATTAATTGATGTTTTATTATAGCGCAGATGCCCTTATGATATGATTGCACCAATGATATACTATGATTATAAACGATTTTGTACCGATGTTCAAAGTTTGACGAAGCAATGCGAAGCGTTTCGTCCCGATACCATTCTCGCCGTCGCACGCGGAGGAATGACCCTTGGCCATGCCCTCTCCATGGCTCTGGATGTCCGCAATCTGCAAAGCATCCGGACCGAAAGCTACGACGGGGAGGTCCAACGAAACAACATCAACGTGTACGGTTCATGCGATCTCTCAGCCTCAAAACGGATTTTGGTCGTCGACGATATTGTCGACAGCGGTCAGACTTTGATGCACTTAATGCCGTTTTTACGCTCGCTCAATCCTGCGGCCGAATTGAAAATCGCTACCCTCTTTACCAAACAAAGCGCTCTTATGCAGCCGGACTTTTCCTTACATGAAGCTACGGATTGGATTGACTTTTTTTGGGAAAGAGATTTTTTAAAAGAGGGTTCGCTATAATCCGTGCAACCACAAATTTAAACATTTTTCCCAAGGATATTTATGTCTAAAGAGTATATTTTCACTTCTGAATCGGTTACCGAGGGGCATCCCGATAAAATGGCCGATCAAATCAGCGATGCGATTTTGGACTATATTATCGAACATGATCCCAAAGCACGTGTAGCCTGCGAGACGCTCGTATCGAACGGGTTTTGCGTTATCGCAGGCGAACTCAAAACAACCACGTACGCCCCGATGCAGGAGATTGCCCGCCAAGTCGTACGGGAAATCGGCTATACCGATGCAACCTACGGATTTGATTACCGCTCATGCGCCGTCTTAAACGGTATCGGAGAACAATCCCCCGATATCAACCAAGGTGTCGATCAAAAGAGCGGCGAAATCGGTGCCGGCGACCAGGGGCTTATGTTCGGTTATGCATGCCGCGAAACCGATGTTTTGATGCCGCTGCCGATCTATCTCTCCCACCGTCTCGCCGAGCGTCTGGCAAAAGTACGCAAAGAGGGGATTATCCCCTACCTCCGACCGGACGGAAAAACCCAGGTGAGTGTTCGTTATGTCGATGATAAACCGGTATCGGTCGAAACCGTTGTCGTCTCCACCCAGCACGCCCCTGAAATTTCTCAGGAAAAACTCCATGCCGATGTCATCGAAGAGGTCATTAAAGCGGTCATCCCAGCCGAACTCATGTCTCCAAACATCGTCTATCATATCAATCCGACCGGAAAATTCGTCATCGGCGGTCCTCAAGGGGATGCCGGACTGACCGGACGCAAAATCATCGTCGATACCTACGGCGGAGCCTGCCCTCACGGCGGCGGCGCTTTCAGCGGAAAAGACCCCACCAAAGTCGACCGTTCCGCCGCCTACGCCGCCCGTTATGTCGCCAAAAATCTTGTCGCTTCGGGGGCTTGCGAACGTGCAACGATTCAAGTTTCGTATGCTATCGGCGTCGTTCATCCTATCTCTATTATGGTAAATGCGCACGGAACGGCTGTAGTGCCTGAAGAGAAGCTCGAAGCGTGTGTCAAAGAGCTTTTTAACCTTACCCCTAAAGGGATTATCGAATCGCTTGATTTGCTCCGCCCTATTTATCGAAAAACAGCGACTTACGGCCATTTCGGGCGGGAACTCAGTGAATTTACATGGGAAAAAACGGATAAGGTGGACGCTATCCGCAACTATCTGGGCCTATAATTCTCTTTCCGTAACACTCTAACTGTAATATGCAAAAACCCCCTAATTTTTTAGGTGGGTTTAAAATTCTTCTGTTATAGTTACCGCATATTTATCAACCAAGGAGAACCCTATGGCAGTAGTCATTAATGATACCTGTATTAACTGCGGCGCTTGCATCGACGAGTGTCCGGTAGAAGCGATCGTAGACGAGGACGATAACCCAACGGGTGAAGAAATCTATTACGTTTACGGTGACAAATGTGTCGAGTGTGTCGGTCACCATGATGAGCCAGCGTGTGCAACAGCTTGTCCAACTGAGGGTTGTATCACTTGGGATGAAATCGGTGCAAGTCCTGCACACCGTGATGATATCACGGCAGAAATGCGTTCTTCTAAAGCGAACGTCGTTAACTAATCACTTATGATTTCAAATGCCGAAGGGATTTATCCCTTTGGCTACACTGCTGCTAAAGCATAAAGTTCGCCTTTTTCCCACAGATTTTATACTTTCTCGTTTTTACCCTTCCTTCTTTAATATTACTTAAATTATTGTTTCGCTATAATCCGCCTCTATTTTATACACACAAAGAACAGGAGCATTGATGGAACAAACGTTGTCAATCATCAAGCCTGACGCCGTAGCAAAAGGTGTCATCGGAAAAATTTTAGATCGTTTCGAAAGCAACGGCCTTAAAATCGCGGCTATGAAAAAAGTTCAACTCTCTCGTCAAGACGCTGAAGCGTTTTACGCAGTACATGCTGCTCGCCCTTTCTTCAACGATCTCGTTGATTTCATGGTAAGCGGTCCGGTTGTTATTACCGTTCTTGAGGGTGAAAACGCTATCCTTAAAAACCGTGATTTGATGGGTGCAACCAACCCTAAAGAAGCTGCACCTGGAACTATCCGTGCAGACTTTGCTGAAAACATCGATGCAAATGCCGTTCACGGAAGTGACTCTGCTGAAAACGCTGCAATTGAAATCGCGTTTTTCTTTTCAGGGCGCGAAATTTCATAATTGCCATGAAAATAGCATTTAAGAAATTGGGATCACAGCCGCTTCATTTTGAGGCAAATAGTGACAAAGCTTTTTTTTCGGGTGATTTAATCCTTAAAAAAGGCAATCTAGCCCAATTAAACGGTACAATTACAGGGAGTATTTCGATTCCCTGCGACATTTGTGCCGAAGAGGTAGAAAAATCTTTAAATGAAGAAGTTTCTTTTTACCTAAGCGATGGGATATATGAGGGCACTGACGAAGAGTTGGATGTCGTCGAAATCGACCGATCAATGATTGATATGGAAGAACTTCTCAACGCGGAAATCGAACTGATCAAAAGCGACTATTTTTGTTGCGAAAACTGCGAAGGAACCTCGTTAGATCGAGAATTCTAATTTTCGCAAGTGCGCTGGGCATCCCGCCGAGGGAAACCCAGTGTTAACGTAGCCGAGGGGATGTATTCCCTCGGCGTTTAAATCAAAGTAGAAAGGACTATAAAAGATGGCAGTACCTAAAAGAAGAGTGAGTCATTCTCGCGCTGCAAAACGCAGAACTCACTATAAAATTTCTCTAGCGCGTCCCGTAAAAGATAAAGACGGCACGTACAAATTGTCTCACTATGTCAACCCGACAACCGGTGAGTATAAATAATCAATGATTAGAATTGCAATTGATGCAATGGGCGGGGACTTCGGTCCCGAACCGATTGTTAAAGGGACACTTGAAGCACTCAAAGAGAAGAGTTTTCAACCAATTCTAGTTGGTAAAAAAGATGAAATTTTATCTTTATTACCCAAGGGCTATAAAGATAAAATTTTAATTGTCGATGCAGATGATGTGATCGACATGGGCGATGCGGCAACCGATGCGCTAAAGCGGCAAGAAAGCTCTATCTATAAAGCGATAGAACTTGTCAGAAACGGCGAAGCCGACGGCGTTGTCAGTGCAGGACACAGCGGTGCGACTATGACACTTGCAACACTGCGATTGGGACGTCTTAAAAATGTTTTACGTCCGGCTTTGGTTACCTCGATGCCGACAAAAAGCGGCAAGCGAAGTATCCTAATGGATGCGGGTGCCAATGTCGACTGCAAAGCGGAGCATCTTTTTCAATTCGGGATTATGGGATACTACTATGCCCATGACATGTACAAACTGGATAATCCGAGAGTCGGATTGTTAGCCAACGGCGAAGAAGACTCAAAAGGAAACGAAGTTACCAAAGAGGCATTCAAAATGCTCGAAGGGCAAAAGGGGTTTATCGGAAACGTTGAAGGGAACAATATCTTCGACGGAAGCTGTGACGTTATCGTATGTGACGGCTTTATCGGAAACCTTGTCCTTAAAGCATCTGAGGGTGTGGCATCGACCATCAGCTTTTTTATCAAAGAGTATATCCGAAAATCGCCTGTTGCGATTACCGGCGCGCTTTTGATGCGCAAAGTATTTAAACTGCTTAAAAAGCAGATCGATTACGCTGAAATCGGCGGTGCCCCATTGGTAGGTATCAAAGGGTGTGCTATCGTCAGTCACGGAAAAAGCAATCCAAAAGCGATCAAAAATGCGATTTTTCAAGCGATACGCTATGTCAATACCGGCGTAAATGAGCATATCGAAAACCGTCTTGAAGAGCTTAAAAAATAAACGTCGATTCCTATAAAGGCTAATTATGTACGCTGCGTTTCGTTCTATCGGAGCTTATGTTCCCACTAAAATTCTTACCAATGCTGAACTCGAAGTAATGGTTGATACCAGTGATGAGTGGATCACCAAACGTACCGGCATCAAAGAACGGCATATTGCGGCAGAGAATGAAACCACCAGCGATATGGGTGTCAAAGCGGCCCAAAAAGCAATAGATCGTTCAGGAATCGATAAAAGCCAGATCGATATGCTTATCTGCGCGACTATCTCTCCCGATTATTTTTGTATGCCCTCTACCGCTACGATCATCGCTACCAAACTCGGTCTTGAAAAAATCACCGCATTTGATGTATCCGCCGCATGTACCGGATTTGTGTATGCACTCAGTGTCGCCAAAGCATTTATCGAATCGGGAATGAAAAAAAATGTCCTGATTGTCGGGGCCGAACGGCTAAGTACCATTACCGACTATAC contains:
- the trpS gene encoding tryptophan--tRNA ligase, which produces MRVLTGIQPSGDLHIGNYFGSIKAMIESQNDHEVFAFIANYHAMSSLSDGERLSRLTMQAATDFLALGMDPQKSTFWVQSDVKEVLELYWVLSGFTPMGLLERAHSYKDKVAKGIASNHSLFSYPVLMAADILLFGSEVIPVGKDQIQHVEIARDIAVKFNNQYGDLFVLPEFRVDENVATVPGIDGQKMSKSYGNTIPIFSEEKIQSKIIKKIVTEAVPMEEPKEYENCNVYNIAKLFLDYEECAALQERYKKGGEGHGHFKLYTHDVIWEYFRPYRERRAYFEAHQDEVREILNLGAAKASATAAPIIDKVRSVTGIRY
- the hpf gene encoding ribosome hibernation-promoting factor, HPF/YfiA family; translation: MNVQIRSKEIKLTQHLNDHIATAIENFKRYHLDITTVNVMITKEKKGVGVEFDMHIAHAQPVVISDIDEDLDTAIDMAIERANKALRRLHDKMKDHHATSLREIEVIEEEA
- the trxC gene encoding thioredoxin TrxC, translating into MSKINVVCPHCGGVNAIPIKDSYAKAACGHCKASLLDTKPISVDTSSFDRLMLNDERLIIADFWAPWCGPCRSMAPSFEEAARHFPLKAQFIKINTEEQQHLGGRFGIRSIPTVIAFKNNRIVDQFSGALPASQIIAFVKKHL
- a CDS encoding CopD family protein produces the protein MYNWILWFHIISMVSWFAVLFYLPRLFVYHVENGTNNGFVEVVEVMEMKIYKYIGVPSFWATLLSGVALIVLSTAHYNGVNVFAMGGWMHAKLTLVALLAVYFFSLGRYRLKLKENTAYKSGKFFRIYNEIPTLLLMGIVALVIVKPF
- the der gene encoding ribosome biogenesis GTPase Der, producing the protein MKKLAIIGRPNVGKSSLFNRLLKQRDAITSEQAGTTRDVKKRVAVVVDKEVEILDTGGLDEGCELYDRIKEKSLKAAHEADIILFMVDGKSLPEEDDKKLFYELESMGKAIALVVNKIDNDKMQEKLWEYYEFGTDRIFGISVAHNRSLLPLLNWIASELPESSIVKTENDVVVAEDELDGFDAAMRASAEDDEFEDEDEDDGFFIPEEDDEEEETSIEALEEAYRGIVKEYEAGDVNQMKVAIIGRVNVGKSSLLNALLGEDRSVVSSVAGTTIDPIDETVEYNDKKITFIDTAGIRKRGKILGIEKYALMRTEEMLETADIALLVLDASQPFMDLDEKIAGFVDKNRLACLIVLNKWDMAPREDYDKIIAEVRDRFKFLSYAPIITISAQSKQRVHKIFEMLLKINENYSQRISTGKLNEVIQAAMRKHILPSINGMNIRLYFATQYDIRPPRIALIMNKPQGLHFSYRRYLTNQLREQFDFEGTPVLFKAKAKNQKKKPQPHKKRSMW
- a CDS encoding phosphoribosyltransferase, whose product is MIYYDYKRFCTDVQSLTKQCEAFRPDTILAVARGGMTLGHALSMALDVRNLQSIRTESYDGEVQRNNINVYGSCDLSASKRILVVDDIVDSGQTLMHLMPFLRSLNPAAELKIATLFTKQSALMQPDFSLHEATDWIDFFWERDFLKEGSL
- the metK gene encoding methionine adenosyltransferase, which codes for MSKEYIFTSESVTEGHPDKMADQISDAILDYIIEHDPKARVACETLVSNGFCVIAGELKTTTYAPMQEIARQVVREIGYTDATYGFDYRSCAVLNGIGEQSPDINQGVDQKSGEIGAGDQGLMFGYACRETDVLMPLPIYLSHRLAERLAKVRKEGIIPYLRPDGKTQVSVRYVDDKPVSVETVVVSTQHAPEISQEKLHADVIEEVIKAVIPAELMSPNIVYHINPTGKFVIGGPQGDAGLTGRKIIVDTYGGACPHGGGAFSGKDPTKVDRSAAYAARYVAKNLVASGACERATIQVSYAIGVVHPISIMVNAHGTAVVPEEKLEACVKELFNLTPKGIIESLDLLRPIYRKTATYGHFGRELSEFTWEKTDKVDAIRNYLGL
- a CDS encoding 4Fe-4S dicluster domain-containing protein, translating into MAVVINDTCINCGACIDECPVEAIVDEDDNPTGEEIYYVYGDKCVECVGHHDEPACATACPTEGCITWDEIGASPAHRDDITAEMRSSKANVVN
- the ndk gene encoding nucleoside-diphosphate kinase; this encodes MEQTLSIIKPDAVAKGVIGKILDRFESNGLKIAAMKKVQLSRQDAEAFYAVHAARPFFNDLVDFMVSGPVVITVLEGENAILKNRDLMGATNPKEAAPGTIRADFAENIDANAVHGSDSAENAAIEIAFFFSGREIS
- a CDS encoding YceD family protein gives rise to the protein MKIAFKKLGSQPLHFEANSDKAFFSGDLILKKGNLAQLNGTITGSISIPCDICAEEVEKSLNEEVSFYLSDGIYEGTDEELDVVEIDRSMIDMEELLNAEIELIKSDYFCCENCEGTSLDREF
- the rpmF gene encoding 50S ribosomal protein L32, giving the protein MAVPKRRVSHSRAAKRRTHYKISLARPVKDKDGTYKLSHYVNPTTGEYK
- the plsX gene encoding phosphate acyltransferase PlsX, which translates into the protein MIRIAIDAMGGDFGPEPIVKGTLEALKEKSFQPILVGKKDEILSLLPKGYKDKILIVDADDVIDMGDAATDALKRQESSIYKAIELVRNGEADGVVSAGHSGATMTLATLRLGRLKNVLRPALVTSMPTKSGKRSILMDAGANVDCKAEHLFQFGIMGYYYAHDMYKLDNPRVGLLANGEEDSKGNEVTKEAFKMLEGQKGFIGNVEGNNIFDGSCDVIVCDGFIGNLVLKASEGVASTISFFIKEYIRKSPVAITGALLMRKVFKLLKKQIDYAEIGGAPLVGIKGCAIVSHGKSNPKAIKNAIFQAIRYVNTGVNEHIENRLEELKK